The nucleotide sequence TGATCAACAGTACCCCAATCTAATTCCAAATGGACCTTGGTACTAGTGGGAAGATAAAAGAGTCCAGATTCATTAAATGTTATGGACCATAAGAGAATCAAATCTCACATAATTTTGTGCTCCAATGCATTCAGTGCACTATGATAAGAACAAATGCCCTATATTCTCAACACTGCCCATTATGTTGCATGCTAATTTTTTCCATTTCTGATACAGCTTTGTAATCCAAACAATAATTTCCATGAGCCAATCTGATGTAATATTCTCCTTTGATATGAACAAAATGTTGTAACTTAAATATGTTCTTTCAAGCAGAAATATGCCATTTTCAAATCCTATCAGTGCAATTCTAGCTGATCTTTGTCACATGCTTGTACCAGTGTGCAAGACCCAATTTGCAGAAGTGAAGGGACTTAAGCAGAAATGATTCATTGCTGATACAAGTAACATTTGTGCTATATTGGCATATGGAAAGATCGTAACATAATGTGAAAATATTTTGCACACTAAGTATACAAAGGCTTTAGACTGAGTAACCAAGCATTTTCTCACCTCCATTGAATTTCTAGAAAAGTAACTAACATCACGATGTTGGTCATGCTGTTGATAATCAAAACTCAACTCTCCATCATCTCCATTTTCAACAGAATGATCGACCTCATATCCTTCCAATTGATTATCCTCAAGTCCATTCAATTGATAGTCAATGTGCTGCTGTTCAGCTACAATTTTGATATGTGGCTCAACAACTTCAAGAGATTTAACTCCTTTATGAAAGAAGTTTAACTGATTCAACAAAGAGAACATATACAATCAATTCTTCTAGTTATGATTATTATAGCACTTGAAATTTGAAAACTACCTGTGATGCATTGTGCCTAGCAGCTAGTGTCAAGATACTCCGGGATTGTCCTTGCTTTAATGATTTCAAGCGACAGAGGAAAAGAGTTGCCTCCTCTTCATAATCTTCTTTAGCTGCCTGCAACTGCTGCAGAGAAAATGTGTCACCTTTGGCATTTTTCAACCTTCCTTTTCCACTTTGTGCTGCCAACATGTATACGTCTCTGGAGAAAAACAAAACAGAACAAAGAATAAATTACTTCATTAAAAAAGCTATTCACATGGACCACCCTGAAAACTTCAAGGGCAATTCAGTCAACCTGAATAACAGAACCtttttttccattagaagaaaaaTAAACGCAACACTAAGATCACACCTTTTATCATCACACTGGCGTTTCATTTCCTGCATTGGTGAATATCCCAATTAGAAGTTCACTATCATTCCTCAAAGGTACATATGTTTTGTTTTTTTCTAAATGCTGCAGAAAAGAATAAACTAACTAGTGGACAGAATCACaggcttttataaaattatacagAATAAAATAAAACCCTTGAAAGAGAAGACACATCCCAGATGCCCCAGTAGAATTGTTAGTACAAATAAAGCaaagagaagataaaaatataagGCTAGTTCACTTAGTCAATGAAATGTCCAAACGTCACTCTAGATTTAGGAAAAAAAAATGCTAAAACTAACTCAACACTATACTGAACAAGAGGAAAATATAAAAGCTAAACGAGACAAGTATTTTGACTTCAATAGCAAATTGATACaaataaattttgataataaagctTTTAGTCAAGAAGTTTAGCAAAGTTGAAGCCACTGTAGAAATCACATAAACTTCAATAGCAGATTGATAGATGATGAGATCCCATAACCAGAGATGTagtataattttttctttttcagaTGCATCAAAATTTAGCTGTAATTAATTGCATAAATTCAAGCTGTAAGCTCCAGAAAAATTTTAACCTTAGCCAAGAACTGTAGTTGAACAAATGGAGATGTGGGTCTGGGAATTTGAATCTATGTAAGCAAAAAGAAGGTTGAAAAGCAAAACCCAAAAGAAAGGAGTACTCAATCCAACTAGTCTATTGGGATGTCCTCTCATAACTAAAAAGATAGCAAATGATAGATTCAACATCGAGAGCATTAATCCCAAAAGGAGGAAAATTGACCAACAGTCTTTTGACCCAACACTACCAACGACCAGTCCTGCTCTATTGGAGGAGCCAGCCCCAGACGAGAGTCATTGTCAATGCCAAATCATTAAAAACTATTGTATTCAGTATTAACTAATGCATCAAACTGTGGTACACATTGAGCATGAGGACAAAGTATATCACATCAGACAATCATAGAATTTCACCGTGATGTACTATTATCTCTTAACACAAACCTTCTCCTGCTTCTCATTAAAGCAACCAGTTTCCACCATATTTCTAATGATAGTATATGTGTTTTCTTTTCTAGTAGACTTCCTGCATTTTAGCTTCTCCTATTCTTCTACTTTCCATTATATGCTTCCATAACATAAGGTTCAGTCCCCTTGAATGGAATTCAGAGTCTTCGTTGTTGAACCAATATAACCATGAGGTTCAATCACCTTGGATTGGACTCCCATAACATGAGTCTTGGTTGTTGACTCAAGAATTGCAAAGTAGAAAAGTACAAAGTAGCAGTTTAACATGCCCCACTTTCTGTTTTTCAACTCTCATTTTAAAATATCATTGGGCACTTCGCTCAGCCAGTTAGGTTAAAATATAGCACATGATTATTAACAACAAATCTGCCAGTTCTGCAAATTGAGAATTTTACACACCTGAATTAACATTTACTTAACAAAAGATtcccatcatttaaagcattaacGATGCCCATAGCATGCTGGCTAACCTCCTTAGTAGTTGTACAAACTCAGGGGCTTGAAGATGCACTTTCATCATGGATCAAGAGTTTATCAGTATAATGTGAGTATGAATAAAGGACATCCCCACGAAGGGGAACATTGAGAAAACATAGGAAACCCAAAGTATAAGTGATGGCTTTTCTTGATGGACCACCTCAACAGGAAAAGAGCAACTAAAGGCATTCCTTCAACCATAGTATACTTTGAATGAGCCTATATCTCTCTAGTATTTTGAAGAGATATTGAGCAGTTAACCTACAGAATATAACTATCCAAAAACTAGtactttattaattataaaaaaaaaaaagttagatccAAGATTACAAACCTCTACAGTTTGAAGGTCCTTGAGAAGAGATTCTGATGGAGTTGTGATAGTCTGAACAACATGGACACGCTGAGAATGAAACAGATAGAATTTATTGTATTGTGTTTGAATCTGCAAACACTTCAAAATAAAGTTGGTATAAAGTAAAACAATTTGGACTCACATAGGTATTAACGAGTTTCTGAAGTTCAAGCTGTGCCTTTCCAAGCATCAACAAAAGCTTACCTGCATGCATTTAATGAAATGCAATCCATAATATGCAATGTAAGTAAGCAATTGAGATAATAAAACACATATTCAACAAGTAGTTGGTACAGTAATCTGTAAATTTTTGATTAAATATAAAATAGACTTGGTTTAAATCTGGAATGTAGTTGCGAACCAGAAAAGCCATTTGAATAGCAAAGACAAGTATGGTTCATCTCACAGTGGAGATATTATATACCAAGAAGGTTAGGAAGCGCTTGAAAACCTGCCAAGGTGCCCGAGCAATTGATTTGGTTTGGGCAAGCACCTTTAAATTGCATGCAGTCCAGCCACACGCTTGAGCTCAAGCGTCAAGAAATTCAGGCGACCGCTTGAACTAGATCAGGTTGTGGATCGTTGATCCTAGTTCAGTTGAACTAAATCAGCTTGATGCCAAGCCCTAACCCTAACCTTCCCTCTGCCCTGATGTGACTCCTCTTTCTCCTATGAAAAACCTAATACAAGCAACTTGATCAGCAATACTTTTCAATTCATGTGCAAAAATCGCCCTTCAACAATAAAGGATCGCCATCCGTGAGCAAGGCAACCCTCCGATGAtgcctttcctctctctctctctctctctctctctctccccccccccccctctctaagCCTCCCAATAGGCCCCCTCTCCATCCCTCTCACTCTTGCCCCTCAAAAGCTTCACTCCTAACCGACAGCCCCCCTCCCATTGTCTTGTCTCCTTCTCTTGGACCTTGCCTTTTTATCCTTCTCCTCCACCGTTGCCACCTACCAAAACTCCATAGACCCCAACAACCCCCCTCTCCATCCTCCTCGTTAGCTGCCCTTCCAACCAACAATTCccccctcttctctttctctctctacttcCCCCTCTCCTTCCCTCTTGTTTTCCCCTCTCTCCTCCTTCGCCATCGCCCCCCACCAATCCTCTCTAATAACCCCCCTCCCCCTCCATCCTACTCCTCATCGATAGCTCCCCTCCTAAGTCCCAACTGGCAATGCTCCAACCCCCTCCCCTCACCCCCCCTTTTGTCTGCTCTCTCTGCCTATTCCTCCCTCTCCTTCCCTCCCATAAGGCCCCCTCCTACTCCACATCCTCCTCCCGAACAGATCCCTCCCAAATCCTAATCGACAACCTCTTGCCTTCCCTTGCTTGTCTCTCATCTTCTTCCATGCAACACGTCTTGCTTCTTCCCTTGTCTCTCCCCACCTTCTCTATTTCGTTCTCTTTTTTAATGCTAATTAGCATTAATGATAGTTAATTTTTGTTCATATAGCCTATGAATTATTTGAAAGATCGAATATATCATTGCTAGTGTTTGGTACTTTAAATCAAGGATTGTTGTGCCGCTTGAAACAGGCAGTACATACTGATCCAAGCATGGGCCGATACGTGGACCTCTTTTCAGGTGGCCTAGTGCAATgtagtaaaaataataaaaaatcaaaaatagcAATGGGGCCTGTCCAActcaacattaaaaaaaaaatcctaaaatagaAATTAGGGCTCACAAACGCGCGCCCCCTTCTCGTGTTCAACATTGCTACCATCACTACTGTCATTGCTTCACTTCCATGTTCCTTCTTCCTAGGTACGCTCccacctcttctcttcttctttctcctccgcCGCTgtgtcttcttccttcttccttcctcctttatTCTTTCACCacgccttcctcttctccctctttttctttctctctaaAACACCGATACTAATCAGTATGTACCGGTCTGACAAAACACTAAAATGGGTCTAGTACCCAAAACGACGATCCTTGCTTTAAATGtaatttgatgttttaatgataatacTTGGAATATGAAATGATATAGAACTGCCTCAGTTTCATTTTAGTGATCATCTCTTTAATTATATTTGATTATCATATTATGtactaaaattttataataacatttaagattaaacttattttcaagatatttataatttatgtgaCAAGCAAAAAAAACACTGATACGCTTACCACTTTCTTCATCGTCATCCAGTGCAGTTTTTTCGAGCAGGCAAGTACCCAACTCCTTTAGAGCTTCTGAAAATTCtgcaaaaaaggggaaaaaaagaacTGTATAATACATTTTTGATAAAATAGGATAAAGTACGATAAGAGAAATGATAGAAGTTTTTCATGTGGTTCAAATATAGAAGAATACTCTAAGAATGTGATATAATTTAAATCATGTCAGTCTATGTTAAAAGAGAAGAGTGAGGTAGAAGTAAATCAGACCCAATCAATTGTGGGCTTGATAAGAGCATTTTCCTGCAATAGTAGATAGAAAATCTCTGATATCATAACAAATAGAGAAAAGGATAGTGGgagaaattataaaaaatagagaagagagagagagagagagagagagagagagagagagagaaaattcaTGAGTACAACTTCAGTAAAGGCTGAGTCACATAAACAAGAAATGGTTAGGTGACAGATGTTTTTAATCTCTGGTTTTCAGATGCAGTATACATGGGGTAGGAGCTAGAAGCATAACAACTGATGGCTGGGGATGCTTGATGCCAGTCAAGCATTGCCTGGTGATTAGTGATCATTAATTGGCAATCATCTATCAAGATTAACTATTAACTGATGATCATCAATAATGAACTAATGATAGCTAATAATCTGCTGATGATGTAATCTATAGGTGGCTGGCAACCAACATTCTTCCAGTAATCATcagtttccctgatcatccaacaGTTGGTGATCACATATTGCAGTCCAATCATAGTGAGCATGCATCGACAACCGGCCAACAGCCATAAACCATCACAAGACAATTAGCTTGATGACCACTAATCACCAAGAATCACAATCTTCCAATCATAACAACAACTATTCAGTTATCAATTAGCAGCATCTACCAGTAATCATTTAATGACTAGCGATCAATTAGTCAATTGAACAAGTATAAGAAAATGAATGGTTGAAGTGATTAAGCTACAGTTTCTTTTTATCGCTTTCACAATTTGCCAAACAATAAAACATTAATGTCACATTTTAACAGTGTTGCCTTTAAGAAATGCCATTTTTTGCTACAACTACTTGGAGACAATCAAACAACCATTAAGTGCAAACCAAACCAAAGTATTACTAAATTCCTTCAGAgcaaaatgataaatatatgaaaacGTATAGAGTACTACCATATGCACTATTTTCAATAGCAGCAGCGGCAGAAAGCAAGCTGTCATAGCAGTTTCTAATGTCATGGATGTCCTGAAAAAGGAAAATACCGCATATTGGTAAGTGCACTTACAAAGACTACAGTTAAAGTTATTGTATTCTGAAAAAACAAGCCAGTGTTGTACTTTCTGCGGCAACTACTTCAATCACTATCATGATATCACTTGGCTGTGAAACAAAAATTCATCAAGGCTTTGTCGAacccttttgtttttgttttttttttttgcaaagggcAAGTGACGAAAGTGGGATTTAAACTAGGATCTTGCGCTGACGAAAGTGGGATTTAAGCCATGATCTTGCGCTGAACTAGACAGCACATTCAATATTTTTACCAACCAAAACACTGTGTAATACCTTTTAGTGTTCTTCTTTACTTCGCTATCTATGATGCAAACACTGATCATCTACCAACCAATGTCTTGGTGAGATTGTTTTAGTTTTTAAAATCAAGGACTAATCACTAACATTTTTCAATGGCTTTTATTTCTGTTTATGCTTTGAAAGATGATCCTCCTTATTAGCAAAATCTCTAATTAAGATAATTGTTCATCCTCATAAAACATTTCCATCAAATATATTGTCACAATCACCTTCTATTTCTAATTCCACTCACTTCCTTCTTCTTAGACAATCTTGGTAACTAACATAGTAACTTCATGAGATGTTGTCAAATGACAAGTTATTACAACTGAAAAACAACTCAAACTGACAAAATTGTCTGAATAAATAAGATAAAATGTCTCCCTGCGTCACGTTAATACTTCGAGCAAGAATTTCTAACAAAAAAGTAAGCAAGCGGATCTGATATAACAATTACATAAAAAAGAACATTTTATAAGTGCTAATAACAAGAACTATGATCCCCATCATTTCTTTATCCATAAACGATATACTCTAACAAGGTCCACAGAAAACCCTAGAAAGAGCGAATTAAACCGGAGGAACATAGAGAAGGTCATAAGAGGAACCTGGGACGCCTTGAGGAGCTCGTCCTGGTGCGCCACCAAGCCTTTCTCCCTTTTCTGCTTTTGCTCGTCCTTGTGGAAGGCGAACCCTCGCAATCTTCTCAGCGATGACTTCATCTCCCCACTCCCTCTCGGCCTTGACTACAAGATCAAGCGCCCCTGGCCAAAACCAAGTCCAAATCCCTAACCGAATTACGCAAGCGTCGACAAAGCAACAAAGAACCAAAGAGGGGAATTCAATAAACCCTGGAGCAATCCGTACAAAGGCGAAACtgatctctctctccctctctctctcttttctctctctctctctctcttgctgtgGTCAGTCAAAGAGAGATGTATCCAAAGAAAGAAGAGCGTTGCCGAAAAGAGCAGAGAGGAGAAGCGGTCTGGTGGAGCCGGTTCACGGAAACATCGAACCGGTCCAAATGAACCGTAGTGAGGATGACCTCTCCGATTATCCTGTGTTGTATTACATGACAGCGAAGAGGTAAACTTGTCGATGTTGTTAGTTTAGATTGGTCAAAGTGGCTGACAGAGTCGTAGTGCGGAGACAAACGCCGCTCAGCCGATCGCGGGTGCTTCCCCGGAAGTCTTCCCCGTGACGCATGAGTCAACCCGGGGGCGAGCGGGCCCCACCTGTGAATTCCGAATCGAACGGAATGAGGCTTGACCACGGGCCAAGTTGATGGCGCTGGTTCTGGAACAGCGGGTGGAGTGGTACACCCGGCTCAATGATGTGGCAATCAAATGttgacagatatatatatatatatatatattctcttagcGATATCTCGACACATCTTATTATTAGTGAGTTCTGATGTCAATTCGATCTGAAGATATGAATCATGTTTAGTCTCAGAAGCGAAATCATCGTAAATCAACGGGTGAATTGAATTGAAATCATGTTTAGTCTCAGAGGTGAATCGTTTTTATACGTACATAAAAATCTAAGGCTTGTTATTCCTAGCACATGTACAGTATCTTTAACATTTGTTGGCAATTCCTGACAAGTGTTTCCAACGATGAGAATAATACAATTGAAATTGAATTATGATAATATCAATGAAGCTTATTCATTTCTAAGATGTCACTCTCATTCAACCAGTCAAGCCTTTAAGAGGCTTCAACAGAATAATGTGTTTGCTGTTATTAGGCTTTGACTCTCTTTTAACTCTAAAATCAAAGTAGGACTAGCATCTAATAAGGTCCGTACTAATCATCAAATGGTGCAAAATCTCTAGGTTGGAAAAGAAGTTCCCTCTAAGTGGATATCACACGGTTTCTGTGTGAAATCTACAAGGCACTCCTGGAAGTGGATTCTTTTTTCACTGTTTAGATCTGACTTTCCACAGCCAATATAAGACCAAGTGATCTCATCAACGAGTTACAATATAAAAAAAGAGCTTTGAAGGATTTGTTGGATACACATGATACACTGTAACAAAGAACATTAAACAAATTACAAGGTAGGTAGTTATTGGTGCATCCCTACGAACATTTAAGAAACTATAGCATGCTACATGTCATAAAACCAGCCCCATTTCAGCAAGGGTAAGGGCCTTATTGCAAACAGAAATAACAAAAGCAACACAAAATGCTCAATGCACATATGATAGGTATACATAAAACATGGATCTACATGGAATTAAACAAGTTGTAATTCCATATTGCAAGCTCATAGTAGTAAAAGCAAAAAATACCATCCATATTCGTGCATAAGGAACTTCTGGAGCATTAGTTAGGAATCGAAGAGAACCTATAGCCAGGAGCACCTCTCCAGGAGTAGTATGCAATCCGGGTCTCATAGAAACCTGCAACAAGATGAAATTTCCAATTCAATATAACGGTGCTATAGACAAGATAGGACCTGCCCTGATACATGATTTTTCAAGTTCTCCATGTCTCATAGGACTTTATTAAACGAAGGAAATAACCAAAGAACAAATAATGTACATCACACATTCACAGTGCATTCCAGGACAAGATTAATTGCTTCTATAACTTCATGTACGTAAGTTGATATTTGTGAAAATTAATAGATGGATTCACAGTGCATACCAGGAAGAAATGCAAGTATACCAAGAGTCAAGAGGCCATATGCTTGGGATCGCTCACCCTCCATATGGCCTGTAAAGATGAAGAATGACATAATAATAAGAGCTGACCCAAGAGCAAGAAGAAAAAGAGCAAGGGTAATTGATTTCCATGGAACTCTGTCAAGGGCCTTAGGATTGTAGGCAAAACGAAGATCTTCTTCCTTCAACATTCCATGATCTTCATCCATGTCATCCAATGCAAGAGGAGTGTATTGAACATGGCGCCTTGATGCCATAATGATCGTCCTTCCAGAACACTTCCCTTAACAGCTATCATggcaaaaaaaatatcacaaacaataatgtTATTATTTGGAGAAAAATAGTCACTTCTTGGAATGATAGAAGTAGTTTTGCAAACATGGAACCttcttcaaaaaataaaataccaaCGATTGAAATATGAAAGAACATGGACAAAACAAAAGCTTCTTTTCTTTTGGCCAACTTAATCACCAAACATATGGATTCAGATACCAGAAGCATATTACTGTCTAAAGTATGAAACATATGAACAACAAATGCACCATTTTTCATACTGTAGAAAAAAGGTACTTTAGGACATCATGGCACTAGAATAAACCAGACAACCTTGGCAGATAGGCTTCCCTTAGGTTGCATGGTTAACAAAACCCTTATTAAGGATACCCATCATCAAAACCTTATCTATCGCAAAAAATCATGTATATGCAATTATGCATGACCAAGGTTTTCCTCAGTCAAGTGATCATATATAGAGAGAATAGATCTCTTCTACTACATATCAGCCTAATTAAGATCCATAACGTCACATAGTTGCTGAAAAAACTCCACAATATGATTCTTAATTTGTTGATCCAGTAGCCATCCTCATAAAAGAGTGATCAACCACCGTTACACCTCTAATTGGGACCATGCAATTTACACATCAAACCAACCATCATTCTGAACATGCATTATTGTAGTTCTCGAATAATTGGAGAGGATCAACTCTTGCATTTCTTTCTGGTATGCACTGTGAATCCATCTATTAATCTTCAAATCTTCATTCGTTACAATATAAATATGAGGAACGAGGTTCAACTATCATTGGACCTAGACATGGATTTTGTCAGAGATTCTAGATACAAATAAGTTATATATCCTGCTACTCATCACGATTAGATGATTCTCTTATTAATTTATTCTATTTAATCTAGCAAGTGACATAAATATATGCAGCTTGCTCATTTTTTCAATGCTTTTATTTGCATACTATCACATTGTTATTTTATGTTGTTTATCCTTGTCAATTCTACTTAATTTTGTTGTAGCAAATGTGATAACATTATGCTGCTTTCACACTGAAATAAACAATTACCACATTAGACATAATAACTGAATAGCATTTTTAATATACAATACCCCTTTTTATGTTTACTTTGTTCTATGTATGATAATCAGAATTCtgaaaatttaaattcatgatcttttgACATAAACTTTATTCCAGCATAATTTACTGTTGCCTACTGACAAATTGGAATTTTATTTCGAGTTTCATCAATTACATGATTACTCAATAATATGAATGTTCAAATCAGGTGTAGCTGCTTGAAGACCAAAAAAATGTTTTCTTAGCACAGAATTTAAATTCTTCCGCTTTTTCATTTTGTGCCCCTAATCAACTGTTGTATTATCTTTAAAGATGCAAGCTACAGAAGAAGAGATAAAAAATTCTAAATTGCATCTCCAACCAACATTCACAATGGTGACTATCTTCTATAACCATTTCCAATAATCATCAACTCCTGCTCTGTTTCTCTCATCTTTGAAACAAACTCATTTAGTGAAGCAAAATAAACTAACAATAGGAATCGTTATTGATTCATATCATCTGTAGAACTTAATTGACATTGACAATGAAGTCAAATGTACATGTAGCAGTGAAATTTTTATTCAATTTTTATCAACTAAGAAAATTATACTGTTGTTCAATCAATTGGAGAGGGACGGTAACCCATGAGAAGAACTAGAACATGCTTTTTATGTGGTCCTTTAACAATTATACAAGTAAATAACCAATCATAAATTTTTTGCCTTATACAATCATTCATGAAGTGaggaaaaaaacaaacaaatttcTAGTTTGAACCAtcaatcataataattttttggaTCTCTATGCCTGCAACACTAACTAGTATACTACTCATAGATATACCACCAAAAGTACTGGATATTGCAATTCCTTTTTTCCATGCTTATAATTCAAGCTCATGTAGTCATCCATAAAAAATGTGAAGTACCGAAGCAATCTTATAAGTTGAGAGCTATAATGCTTCAATCAACATGGTAAAATGTCTTCTAAGTTATGTACAAAAGCAATAACGCTGGTAGTTAAAGACAGCATCAATTATCATGGTAAAGTATCTTCTGAATTCCCACTTAGGCAATTCATCAAACAGAAACAGCACAAGCAAGACACACATCGGACACAAGAACCAATTCTCTCCGATCTAGATTCCCTATCCTTCACGGAACAAACCAAATAAGCCAAATCCAAACCCGAAAGAAAAGGAGGGCCCCTCTTCAATCTAAAACTAAGAAGGGGCACAACTTTCGAGAACCAGATAGTGGCCAGAATTACAAGATGTAATGGACGAGGCCAAATCAGGCACCCAAAAGATCGATCGAGAGGTAAAGCTAACGATTCAGAAACGGAGAGAAAGGGCAAAGGAGAACCGGGTAGCCTCTCGCGACAAGAAAGAGCGAGCGCGGAGCGAGTCGAGGAAGACACTGAAGAGCGCGGTCTGGCAACCGGGAACGACGGGGGTATTGGGGTGGAGAGATAAAAGCCACAATGACTAAATTGCCCTAAAAATTTAACGTCCTAAGCGCGATAAGAGTGAGGGCATATTTGGTATTTTATGGCAAAAAACTATGGCATTTCATAAAAACTTGATTAATATTTGACATCCTCTAAACACCAAcagctttttttttattattgagatGATAAGAACATTTGGATACTATtctcataaaatttaaattttatttaatttaaagttGAGCgactttaatattttttatttgatttaagcATGCTGGATAGATTAATTGAaatgataattataaatattaatggGCGAGGAGTACTTTATCTATTCTCGTCTCATAATcaattgaataataaaaaa is from Musa acuminata AAA Group cultivar baxijiao chromosome BXJ1-6, Cavendish_Baxijiao_AAA, whole genome shotgun sequence and encodes:
- the LOC135675538 gene encoding uncharacterized protein LOC135675538 encodes the protein MASRRHVQYTPLALDDMDEDHGMLKEEDLRFAYNPKALDRVPWKSITLALFLLALGSALIIMSFFIFTGHMEGERSQAYGLLTLGILAFLPGFYETRIAYYSWRGAPGYRFSSIPN